Proteins encoded in a region of the Shewanella polaris genome:
- a CDS encoding S41 family peptidase has product MQLLSSSILTPFIIGASLLLTACSGGGSSDSTSSSDPDDSSSSPQWVAGQFASYSTLAEQCSVPLTQQLWLRSWSNDTYLWYDEIIDRDPAPYSVAEYFELLKTDELSDTGNLKDNFHFSMSTEEWESLNGSGASVGYGMSLSLRNASSGVTRLVTVAYNEPNTPASDANVSRGAIIIAVDGVSVEDANDTDSIAILNAGLFPSISGKQTEFIVRDLDSQTDRTVTLTADTVVSTPVQNTRTIDTANGKVGYLQFNSHIATAEKGLYDAITTLSNAQVDDLVLDIRYNGGGLLALASQLGYMIAGDEATNNHIFERTSFNDKYSTINPVTGEALTPMPFYPESIGFNTSLLRSGLSLPTLNLKRVFVLTTPGTCSASEALMNALRGIDIEVIQLGDTTCGKPYGFYPTDNCDTTYFTIQFKGVNDKGFGEYSDGFVPSTNPTVDSEVPGCVLADDFEHALGDTNERLLSAALFYRDNNSCPATATAVARAPARNTFVDPGFMLQDIRNQNVLKNNRILTPSALEQ; this is encoded by the coding sequence ATGCAGTTACTCTCAAGCAGTATCTTAACTCCATTCATTATCGGCGCTAGCCTATTGTTAACGGCCTGCAGTGGCGGTGGTTCATCGGATAGCACCAGTTCATCAGATCCAGATGATAGCTCTAGCTCACCTCAATGGGTTGCCGGCCAATTTGCTAGCTACTCGACCTTAGCCGAACAATGCAGTGTGCCATTAACCCAACAGCTATGGTTACGATCATGGAGCAATGATACTTACCTTTGGTACGACGAAATTATTGATCGCGATCCTGCACCATATAGTGTGGCAGAATATTTTGAATTACTTAAAACGGATGAGCTATCTGACACTGGTAACCTCAAAGACAACTTCCATTTCTCAATGTCGACAGAAGAATGGGAATCACTTAATGGCTCAGGCGCCTCAGTTGGCTATGGCATGAGTTTAAGTTTACGAAATGCTTCTAGCGGTGTAACAAGACTAGTGACTGTGGCATATAACGAACCAAATACGCCAGCCAGTGATGCTAATGTTAGTCGTGGAGCCATTATTATTGCTGTTGATGGTGTTAGCGTAGAAGATGCCAATGACACTGACAGTATTGCAATCTTAAATGCGGGGTTATTCCCAAGTATCAGTGGCAAGCAAACCGAGTTTATTGTCCGTGATTTGGATAGCCAAACTGACCGTACCGTAACGCTAACAGCAGACACTGTCGTGTCAACGCCAGTACAAAATACCAGAACTATTGACACAGCTAACGGTAAAGTAGGTTATTTGCAATTTAACTCACACATAGCTACCGCGGAAAAAGGGTTATACGATGCCATCACGACACTCAGCAACGCACAAGTTGACGATTTAGTATTAGATATTCGTTATAACGGCGGTGGTTTATTAGCCCTTGCCAGTCAATTGGGTTACATGATTGCTGGTGACGAAGCCACAAATAACCACATATTTGAACGTACCAGCTTTAACGACAAATACTCGACAATTAATCCGGTTACGGGTGAGGCATTAACGCCGATGCCGTTTTACCCTGAATCAATCGGATTTAATACTTCATTACTGCGCAGCGGGTTATCACTGCCTACATTAAATCTTAAACGCGTATTTGTGCTAACCACTCCAGGTACTTGTTCTGCCAGTGAAGCCTTAATGAATGCCCTTCGCGGTATTGATATTGAGGTCATTCAACTTGGCGATACGACTTGCGGTAAACCTTACGGTTTTTATCCTACAGATAACTGCGACACTACGTACTTTACCATTCAGTTTAAAGGCGTAAACGACAAAGGCTTTGGTGAATATTCTGACGGATTTGTGCCTTCGACTAATCCAACAGTCGACAGCGAGGTTCCAGGTTGTGTGCTAGCAGACGACTTTGAACACGCATTAGGCGATACCAACGAAAGATTATTAAGTGCAGCATTATTTTATCGCGACAATAACAGCTGCCCGGCGACGGCAACCGCCGTAGCGCGCGCACCAGCACGCAACACCTTTGTTGACCCAGGCTTTATGTTACAAGATATACGTAATCAAAATGTGTTAAAAAACAACCGTATTCTAACGCCATCGGCTTTGGAGCAATAA
- a CDS encoding DUF2999 family protein, with protein sequence MNPILAIFKEHNISDVQINELFQTLTENPFAAMATIGQLGIPADKLQELMGMAMQNPALIKEAVVELGLDFSKVEAAKAQLQP encoded by the coding sequence ATGAATCCTATTCTTGCCATCTTCAAAGAACACAATATCAGTGACGTACAAATTAATGAGCTGTTCCAGACGTTAACTGAAAACCCATTTGCAGCAATGGCGACGATTGGTCAATTAGGCATTCCTGCGGATAAATTACAAGAGTTGATGGGCATGGCGATGCAAAACCCAGCCTTAATCAAAGAAGCTGTTGTAGAACTTGGCTTAGATTTTTCAAAAGTTGAAGCAGCAAAAGCCCAGTTACAACCATAG
- a CDS encoding DMT family transporter — MNILLAMIPAFFWGTTYAMTQLTLPDWPALLLGAIRALPAGLILLAIKPSLPNKADWSILIKLGTINIAIFFSLIFIMALTLPSAISGIGMISVPVFAMLFHWIVSKKRPNLLQALSGVILIGLAWMLFDPRSISLNPIGLVAMLAAISCIIIGSTMTKALGSRIHWWTILTWQLIIGGILLFVFSGVQALFSPEQYINVVSQFSLTNGFGISWIILLNTVLGYSMYVWLLQRMSVVDFTFGGIANPIAGIVCGLVLMGESYTPNQYLLMSGMILASIAPTLIQLLRQRIITSNAVKIK, encoded by the coding sequence ATGAATATTTTACTTGCCATGATCCCTGCATTTTTTTGGGGTACCACTTATGCGATGACTCAGCTAACCTTGCCTGACTGGCCAGCATTGTTACTCGGTGCCATTCGTGCACTGCCTGCAGGGCTAATTTTACTGGCAATTAAACCTAGCCTACCGAATAAAGCAGACTGGTCTATTTTGATTAAGCTCGGCACCATTAACATTGCCATATTTTTCAGTTTAATTTTTATCATGGCACTAACGCTACCGTCTGCTATTTCTGGAATAGGGATGATTTCAGTGCCAGTTTTCGCGATGTTATTTCATTGGATAGTCAGTAAAAAACGCCCCAACCTGCTACAAGCACTTTCTGGAGTGATATTAATTGGTTTAGCTTGGATGCTGTTTGACCCAAGATCCATCAGCTTAAATCCCATTGGATTAGTCGCAATGCTTGCTGCAATCAGTTGCATTATTATCGGTAGCACAATGACTAAAGCGTTAGGTTCACGCATTCATTGGTGGACGATACTCACTTGGCAATTGATTATCGGCGGCATATTACTATTCGTTTTTTCTGGAGTTCAGGCACTATTTTCACCGGAACAATATATCAATGTTGTCAGCCAATTTAGTCTGACTAATGGTTTCGGCATTAGCTGGATAATCTTGCTCAACACTGTACTGGGTTACAGTATGTATGTGTGGTTACTGCAACGTATGTCAGTAGTCGACTTCACTTTTGGCGGCATTGCCAACCCGATAGCGGGCATAGTCTGCGGCCTAGTATTAATGGGGGAATCATATACTCCAAATCAATATTTATTGATGAGCGGAATGATTTTAGCCTCTATCGCGCCAACATTAATTCAGTTGTTACGCCAAAGAATTATCACATCGAATGCCGTTAAGATTAAATAA
- a CDS encoding DUF1993 domain-containing protein — MLYDLTVVQFSKMLNNLNNILDKAEAFAAFKKVDMAVLLNSRLAADQFNLIRQIQIACDTAKVGVARLTGQLDTMPKHDDTEMTLEELRQRIASVIEYLNGFSEADFAHAATIHVSQPRWAGKYLTGYEFAIEHAIPNLYFHITTAYAILRHNGVEVGKKDYLGAMPYKVPVI, encoded by the coding sequence ATGCTGTACGATTTAACTGTAGTGCAATTCAGCAAAATGCTGAATAATTTAAATAATATTCTTGATAAGGCCGAGGCATTTGCCGCTTTTAAAAAGGTCGACATGGCTGTATTGCTGAACTCTCGCTTAGCGGCAGATCAATTTAATCTTATTCGTCAGATCCAGATCGCCTGTGACACGGCTAAAGTCGGTGTTGCCAGATTAACAGGTCAGCTAGACACTATGCCTAAGCATGATGACACTGAAATGACGCTTGAAGAGTTGCGCCAACGCATTGCTTCAGTCATTGAGTATCTTAATGGTTTTAGCGAGGCCGACTTCGCTCATGCTGCCACTATCCATGTGTCACAACCTCGTTGGGCAGGTAAATACTTAACAGGTTATGAATTTGCTATTGAGCATGCCATTCCTAATCTCTATTTTCATATCACTACGGCCTACGCGATATTACGCCACAACGGTGTTGAAGTGGGCAAAAAAGACTACTTAGGCGCGATGCCTTATAAAGTCCCGGTGATTTAA
- a CDS encoding excalibur calcium-binding domain-containing protein — MERGTLVRWNNEKGFGFIKPETGNNQDVFIHISTLKHMARKPIVGDEILFHRENQPDGKVKAVKASIEGVAVVSNTTRSASHTDQRHRNSQPHRYDNHRSSSLISRLILLVSIIGIGIFGYKQYQKMTATPVLTNEDVEQMQWIEPTPSFSCEAGKTHCSQMTSCAEATFYINNCPGTKMDGNNDGVPCERQFCN; from the coding sequence ATGGAAAGAGGCACCTTAGTTCGCTGGAACAATGAAAAAGGTTTTGGTTTTATCAAACCAGAAACCGGCAATAATCAAGATGTGTTTATTCATATTTCAACCCTAAAACACATGGCAAGAAAGCCCATTGTTGGTGATGAGATACTATTTCATCGCGAGAACCAGCCCGATGGCAAAGTCAAAGCCGTAAAAGCCAGCATTGAAGGTGTGGCGGTAGTGTCCAATACAACTCGTTCTGCTTCTCACACAGATCAACGTCATAGAAATAGCCAACCTCATCGGTACGACAACCACCGTTCAAGCTCATTAATTAGCCGCTTAATTCTACTAGTTAGCATAATTGGTATTGGTATTTTTGGTTATAAACAATATCAAAAAATGACCGCAACGCCAGTGCTGACCAATGAAGATGTTGAGCAGATGCAGTGGATTGAACCGACTCCTAGCTTTAGTTGTGAAGCAGGTAAAACACACTGCAGCCAGATGACGTCATGTGCTGAAGCGACTTTTTATATAAACAATTGTCCTGGTACAAAAATGGACGGAAATAACGATGGAGTTCCATGTGAAAGGCAGTTCTGTAATTAA